One stretch of Legionella birminghamensis DNA includes these proteins:
- the sugE gene encoding quaternary ammonium compound efflux SMR transporter SugE gives MAWFALVLAGLLEIVWAVGLKYTDGFSRLWPSLFTILAMTASFLLLAYSLKSLPIGTAYAIWTGIGAVGTVIYGIYMLGEPATALRLSCISLIILSIVGLKLSNP, from the coding sequence ATGGCATGGTTTGCATTGGTTTTAGCAGGCTTGTTAGAAATTGTATGGGCGGTTGGACTTAAATATACGGATGGGTTCTCCCGGCTCTGGCCTTCCTTATTTACAATCCTTGCAATGACCGCCAGCTTTCTGCTGTTGGCTTATTCCCTTAAGTCATTACCTATTGGGACTGCTTATGCAATATGGACCGGGATTGGTGCAGTCGGTACTGTTATCTATGGTATTTATATGCTCGGCGAACCTGCTACTGCACTGCGCCTGTCCTGTATCAGTCTGATTATTTTATCGATAGTAGGATTAAAACTCAGCAATCCCTAA
- the efp gene encoding elongation factor P translates to MAIYSTNEFKNGLKVMVDNAPCSIVDCEFVKPGKGQAFTRVKIRNLKTGRVVERTYKSGETLPSADVSDVEMQYLYSDGELWHFMVPDTFEQYGISEETLADAKQWLKEQDICIVTLWNNEPIQVMPPNFVVLAITETDPGVRGDTSGGGGKPAILETGAVVRVPLFIQTGELIKVDTRKGEYVSRAKE, encoded by the coding sequence ATGGCTATTTATAGCACGAATGAGTTTAAAAATGGATTGAAGGTAATGGTTGATAATGCCCCATGCAGTATTGTTGACTGTGAATTCGTTAAACCAGGAAAAGGCCAGGCGTTTACCCGAGTTAAAATTCGGAATTTGAAAACAGGCCGGGTAGTGGAGCGCACTTACAAATCAGGCGAAACGCTGCCATCTGCGGATGTAAGCGACGTTGAAATGCAATATCTATACAGTGATGGAGAGCTTTGGCACTTCATGGTTCCCGACACGTTTGAACAATATGGAATTTCAGAAGAGACTTTGGCAGATGCAAAACAATGGCTGAAAGAGCAGGATATCTGCATTGTCACTTTGTGGAATAATGAGCCTATCCAGGTTATGCCTCCCAATTTTGTGGTTCTTGCGATCACTGAGACCGATCCTGGCGTTCGCGGCGATACGTCTGGCGGCGGCGGTAAACCCGCTATTCTGGAAACCGGAGCAGTAGTTCGCGTGCCCTTATTCATTCAAACTGGCGAACTGATCAAAGTTGATACACGTAAAGGCGAATACGTTTCCCGCGCTAAAGAATAA
- the epmB gene encoding EF-P beta-lysylation protein EpmB, producing the protein MNFVPLMRDAFVSWQKILAQGFASSTELLQFLGLATQDSSAAERLFKTRVPRGFAARMQKNNPDDPLLLQVLATEKELFDAEGYQQDPLQENNSNPLNGLLHKYNGRVLLTLTGTCAVHCRYCFRRHFPYQKNNPGREGWQRVIEYIRTHPDVSEVILSGGDPLLASNRVLKEVLGEVDQIDHVTTIRFHTRVPIVLPERIDEEFSSILSALRKHKVVVLHCNHAQEINEDVETACRQLRASGCHLLNQAVLLKAVNAEASTLAELSKRLFSCGILPYYLHVLDKVAGAAHFDLPDEKASAIFRELQTLLPGYLVPRLAREEAGKSSKTLLY; encoded by the coding sequence ATCAATTTTGTTCCATTAATGCGAGATGCCTTTGTGAGTTGGCAAAAAATTTTAGCGCAGGGATTTGCCTCTTCGACTGAGTTGTTGCAGTTTCTGGGCTTGGCCACTCAAGACAGTTCGGCCGCGGAAAGGTTATTTAAAACCCGCGTTCCTCGCGGTTTTGCCGCCCGCATGCAAAAAAATAACCCAGATGATCCCTTGCTGTTGCAAGTCCTCGCTACTGAAAAAGAGCTTTTTGACGCCGAAGGCTATCAACAGGATCCCCTGCAGGAAAACAACAGCAATCCTTTAAATGGCTTATTGCATAAATACAATGGACGCGTTCTATTAACATTGACTGGTACTTGTGCTGTCCACTGCCGCTATTGTTTCCGCAGACATTTTCCTTATCAGAAAAATAATCCTGGCAGAGAAGGCTGGCAAAGGGTTATTGAATATATCAGGACACATCCCGATGTATCTGAGGTAATATTGAGCGGCGGCGATCCCCTATTAGCCTCTAACAGGGTTTTGAAAGAGGTGCTCGGGGAAGTTGATCAGATTGACCATGTGACAACGATACGTTTCCATACACGCGTTCCAATTGTGCTGCCTGAACGTATCGATGAAGAGTTTTCAAGCATTTTAAGTGCATTGCGAAAGCACAAGGTGGTGGTACTGCATTGCAATCATGCCCAGGAAATCAATGAAGACGTTGAAACAGCCTGCCGGCAATTGCGGGCGTCGGGTTGCCATTTACTCAATCAGGCGGTTTTGTTAAAGGCGGTGAACGCCGAAGCAAGCACTCTGGCGGAGTTAAGTAAACGCTTATTCAGCTGTGGAATACTGCCATACTACCTGCACGTATTGGATAAAGTCGCCGGTGCTGCGCATTTTGATTTACCCGATGAAAAAGCATCCGCGATTTTCCGGGAGCTGCAGACCTTGCTTCCTGGATACCTGGTGCCGCGACTGGCGAGGGAAGAAGCAGGAAAAAGCAGTAAAACTTTGCTTTATTAA
- a CDS encoding LysR family transcriptional regulator: MKLLDPQLQIFFAVAQHKSMHAAAKAVHLSQTAVTQRIRALETRLRTTLFIRSHHGVLLTSEGEALLRYCQASRELEGITLSNIHGAGVEATVRLCISGPTSIMSSRIIPACRPLLKKYPRLLITFHINDSEHRIASLQTGSSHFVIIEPQHLFKEMQVKAIRPERYVLVATADWAGRNLKDILQTERIIDFDESDPMTLNYLKHYDLLKYVQSERHFVNINESLLSLFKDGYGYGVLSAELCQPFLEKEQLIVLNSGQFYENKLVLAWYARTETPSYFADVITSIV; the protein is encoded by the coding sequence ATGAAATTACTGGATCCTCAATTGCAGATTTTCTTTGCTGTCGCCCAGCATAAAAGTATGCATGCAGCAGCCAAGGCGGTGCACTTAAGTCAGACAGCGGTTACTCAACGTATACGTGCTTTGGAAACCAGATTACGCACCACACTCTTTATACGCAGCCATCACGGCGTCTTGCTAACCTCCGAAGGGGAGGCTTTGCTCCGTTATTGCCAGGCGTCTCGAGAGCTGGAAGGGATTACCTTATCCAATATTCATGGGGCGGGGGTGGAGGCGACTGTGCGATTGTGCATCAGCGGTCCCACCAGTATCATGTCCTCACGGATAATTCCTGCCTGTCGCCCATTATTAAAAAAATATCCTCGCTTACTTATTACTTTCCACATTAATGATTCTGAGCACAGAATTGCCTCGCTGCAAACGGGCAGTAGTCATTTTGTAATTATTGAACCGCAGCATCTCTTTAAAGAAATGCAAGTGAAAGCGATCCGGCCAGAGCGTTATGTCCTGGTGGCTACAGCGGACTGGGCTGGCCGGAATTTGAAAGATATTTTACAAACAGAACGAATTATTGATTTTGATGAGTCAGATCCCATGACCCTCAATTATCTGAAACACTATGATCTGCTGAAATACGTTCAATCCGAACGCCATTTTGTGAATATTAATGAGTCATTGCTCAGCTTATTTAAAGATGGGTATGGTTATGGTGTTTTATCGGCTGAACTTTGTCAGCCTTTTCTGGAGAAAGAACAATTGATAGTCCTTAACTCAGGTCAGTTTTATGAGAATAAGCTCGTACTTGCCTGGTATGCGAGAACAGAAACGCCATCCTATTTCGCAGATGTTATTACTTCCATAGTCTGA
- a CDS encoding YcaO-like family protein — protein sequence MNYERQMPSWMAMGKAKLTLNQLNLHADFQQYGSEIKTFHCKLIDDQSHSIFYGCGKGIGIQSMVSACFEALEHYAVFDFCQKNQNNYFSLSDPRIANPLKTHQLLTPSIYQETGELPFARFEEIASGEILYYPLYLIDPRYAKSPAARDEFNYEPYSWQACDSGIASGTNEDEASIHALNEAIERDAYSLFLIQAFLLHGPVSIIDKDTVPEYLKEMINHIEQVYDEELLLVDITSDIGIPSVLVSLTKQSMPIQPIGCGTSLYKDYALERALLESLQPLHLFNDHLLQNQLKTLSNFAEKPLLAQCAMADIASLSAQFKMKHFDSLPDYKGASSLSHQLDCIIQSIRKQNFSIFKTTIAELDSGFHCLKYIIPGLEQFYLVEIGKHILPNTRGMNFIRNSRLNRRTSACS from the coding sequence ATGAATTATGAAAGACAAATGCCATCCTGGATGGCTATGGGAAAAGCAAAGCTAACCCTTAACCAATTGAATTTACATGCTGATTTCCAGCAATATGGCAGTGAGATTAAGACCTTTCATTGCAAATTAATTGATGATCAATCGCATTCCATCTTTTATGGTTGCGGGAAAGGAATCGGGATTCAATCGATGGTAAGTGCTTGTTTTGAAGCCCTGGAACATTATGCGGTGTTCGATTTTTGTCAAAAAAATCAGAATAATTATTTTTCTTTAAGTGATCCGCGGATTGCAAATCCCTTGAAAACACATCAACTCCTGACTCCTTCAATATATCAGGAAACAGGAGAATTACCCTTCGCCAGATTTGAAGAAATTGCCTCTGGTGAAATACTGTATTATCCATTGTATTTAATCGATCCGCGCTACGCCAAAAGCCCGGCTGCCCGGGATGAATTTAATTATGAGCCTTATTCCTGGCAGGCCTGTGATTCAGGCATTGCCTCGGGTACCAATGAGGATGAAGCCAGTATTCATGCCCTGAATGAAGCGATAGAGCGTGATGCTTACTCTTTATTTCTCATTCAGGCGTTTTTATTGCATGGACCTGTTTCGATCATCGACAAAGATACAGTGCCTGAGTATTTAAAAGAAATGATCAATCATATTGAGCAGGTGTACGACGAGGAGCTCCTTCTGGTGGATATCACCAGCGATATAGGTATTCCAAGTGTTCTGGTCAGCCTGACTAAACAATCGATGCCCATTCAACCCATTGGTTGTGGTACATCGCTTTATAAAGACTACGCTCTGGAGCGGGCACTTTTGGAATCCTTACAGCCATTGCATTTGTTTAATGATCATTTGCTGCAAAATCAGCTGAAAACCTTGAGCAATTTTGCGGAAAAGCCATTATTGGCTCAATGTGCCATGGCGGATATTGCCAGTCTGTCAGCTCAATTTAAAATGAAGCATTTTGATTCGCTTCCTGATTATAAAGGGGCTTCTTCGCTAAGCCATCAGTTAGATTGCATTATTCAAAGCATTCGCAAGCAGAATTTTTCTATATTCAAGACTACTATCGCTGAACTTGATAGCGGTTTTCATTGCCTGAAGTATATTATTCCTGGCCTGGAGCAATTTTATCTGGTAGAAATCGGAAAACATATTCTACCCAATACAAGAGGTATGAATTTTATTCGGAATAGCAGGCTCAACCGGCGTACTTCAGCTTGCTCTTGA